The Benincasa hispida cultivar B227 chromosome 9, ASM972705v1, whole genome shotgun sequence genome has a segment encoding these proteins:
- the LOC120084811 gene encoding uncharacterized protein LOC120084811, which produces MPHFNSNHVKLENVFYVLEMKKNFVSVSQLLSVGKFVVFEPGSVKVYHNLKVSGMSLMEGRRIDSIYVMSSETTYVNKTRKSEIVDMWHARFSHFSYRKLKIMMNKSMLKGLPQLDVKEDMVYAGC; this is translated from the coding sequence ATGCCTCACTTCAATTCCAATCACGTGAAATTGGAGAACGTATTTTATGTTcttgaaatgaagaagaattttGTGTCAGTATCTCAATTGCTATCAGTAGGCAAATTCGTCGTGTTTGAACCTGGAAGTGTCAAAGTGTACCATAATCTCAAAGTTAGTGGTATGTCATTGATGGAAGGGCGAAGAATAGACTCCATCTATGTCATGTCATCAGAGACCACCTACGTGAATAAAACACGAAAGAGTGAAATAGTAGATATGTGGCATGCAAGATTTAGTCATTTTAGCTATAGAAAATTGAAGATAATGATGAATAAGTCTATGCTTAAGGGGCTACCTCAACTTGATGTCAAAGAAGACATGGTCTATGCTGGTTGCTAA
- the LOC120084810 gene encoding uncharacterized mitochondrial protein AtMg00810-like: protein MKELGELKHFLRLEIECSEKGLFLGQQKYAKYLLQKYGMSDCKPISTSMEVNKKFFMHEGKDIVDSTMYGELYLKNPHLEAVRRILRYLKGTSEYGILCNKCEDYKLEGFYDANYATDHVTRQSTIGYVFELGNRAVFLSHPL, encoded by the exons ATGAAAGAGCTTGGAGAACTAAAGCATTTCCTTAGATTAGAGATAGAGTGCTCAGAGAAAGGATTGTTCCTTGGACAACAGAAGTATGCAAAGTATCTTTTGCAAAAGTATGGCATGAGTGACTGCAAACCAATATCTACATCGATGGAGgttaataaaaagtttttcatGCATGAAGGAAAAGATATTGTAGACTCAACAATGTATGGCGAACTG TATCTAAAGAATCCTCATCTTGAAGCAGTTCGAAGAATTTTAAGATATCTAAAAGGAACAAGTGAATATGGCATTTTATGCAATAAATGTGAGGATTACAAGTTAGAAGGCTTCTACGATGCTAATTATGCTACAGATCACGTTACACGACAATCAACTATTGGTTACGTGTTCGAACTTGGTAATAGAGCAGTTTTTTTGTCACATCCCCTCTAA